The genomic DNA GTAAGCATGCAAACATCATCAGAGCAACatgacattattttatttttaaacatgcaaacataaaaaatggaCTCCATGTGCAAAAGCCTTTGGGGCAccgatcatcaactggaggcccggggcCACACCAGGCCCCTGACAGCTTCCCATTTGGCCCCCAGAAGCTTGATTAATTTCAGCAAATgtgctgaggaaaaaaatatattgctgtatttaggataccttttctttttttcctttaatccCTGCAGATATTTAAGTAACTCAAAAAAGTGAGATTGAAACAGTTTTTAGATTAGCTTAATGTTTTATCAGTTTAACAAAAATCCAACTATTATTAAGCATTATTAGCAAATAAGACATACTCTtaagtccatttttgattgaaGCAGCAGATTTCTGCGTAAATTAAACAGTTCAAGGGGGTTAagagttaatttttttctgccttagAATCAAAACAACAGACCAgtttccttcatgtgttttttatcaGTCATGATGCAGCCTTTTCATAAAACTACATGGCATCTCATAAGAAATTGAAATGTGAGTGCCTCACtgtaaaaaataacttaaatttttcatttaaacaaaaagcCATTTTTGTTCAGCATTTTAAGGCTATGTGCTTCAACAGTCTATCagataaataacatttttgattttgtcCAGTAGAATTAacagaaaaaatccaaacaattCAACTGAAATGAAAGAGCTTTAATCtacaatggaaaaaaattaattacaCTGTGTTGTAAGAAACTGAAATGTTATTGaacactgttaaaaaataaatctagtttcctgagaaaaaagaaaaagaaagatattttcaaaaatgacggTTACATActtcagcagccaatcagagactaTTTTGTCTggtagaaataactaaaattaatGAATGGACACTCTGCACTAATGTGTCAGTTTCTtactaaaatacaataaaatccagttactctttatttttgatttaagttTTTGCATTACAGCTGAATTGCAATTATTGATACTGAGGTGGAGAAATGCAAACACGTCCAAGAAGTCTGCACACTGCATTAACAACTCCTAAAGTGGATTTATGAAAAGGCAAAATTTGTCTCCAACATTAGCAGCaataataaaatacaagaaaatacAACATAAGATGCAGGGTATATTAATAGGTCAGCCCACATGTAGGATAGTTTAAGTCTTTAATTATATCAAaagttactttattttttaaaacattatagAGAAGCAATTACCACATTAATCCATAAATCACTGACTCATGCAGCATTTTGTTAAGTTATCGACCagttttatttgagtttttattttatttatttttttgttactttaggGAGCATGGTGCGACATGATATGTTttctttcatgaaaaataaacatcgAGCTACTGTTTACTTGTAGTACCTATATCtaaataagtttatttttaattaaaatacattCCAGTTCAAAAAAGGTAAGTAAGAAAGTGAGGTGGACTGACGATGTCAGAACACAGCTTGGACCTGTTCAGTAGGGCTGTACATTCAGGCTGAATTCCCATTACAGACCAAAGTGACCTGATTCTGATGTTCATGACCAAACAGCTCAAGTGACATgcaatctgatctgatctgagcaatggactttttttttaacttctttataTTAGGTTTCTGTGTTTTCAAAAGAATACAGAAAATGATATACAACGGATGGTTTCACACATTCTGTTATTCTGGAAAAAAGTAACActaatcataaaaaaaataacaatgataaaaaaattaaaataaaattgagtGTCACGTTACATCACTTCTTTAAGTCATACTCTCCTTCACGGTTTTGTCTTGTTAAAATACTCCATGAAAAGTTTGTCATATAGAGTAAAATATGTGTGCAAAGGActttttgagtgtattttaaGAAATTagataaacacaaattaaatactttaaataaaatacagctGTTTGATTCATCCACTTCTATTCTTAATATGCAcgctttgcttttttttttttgccctgtgattgactggcgatcCATCCAAGGTGTACCCCCAGCTATAGGCTGCTGcccccctgtgacccccaacaggataagcagtatagaaaatggatggatggatgttttctcttttaattgGCTGGAGACAAAGCAAACTTTGGATACCAGGGTAACAAAACTCACGTCATACTATGAGGGCATCACAGATAAATATCGTTAAAAGCCCACCCAGGACCAAAGGAAACGGTCCGCTTTGTCAGAAAGAGGACAATCACAGGTAACTGTTCCTAAATGCAGCCTTGTTGTACTTATGCTGTTTATCTTTGGgacattttagacatttaatTCAAACCTTCCAACCTCTAACAGTaaatgttttatctgcatttatgtttatgtatgtatttttgattACTGCTATAACAGTactgtttttatctcatacaCTATCATATTTAGTTTTAAATTGTCTTAAATGCCATAATACCTCTCTATTTAGGTTTGTTTATCCATTTTTCTTCTGGTTCTTGTGGCACTTTGTCGGCTATCTTTCTAACTGAACTGATATAACTGTAATTGAACCTTTAATGATATAGTTTGCTCTTTTCCTGCAGTATAGACTAAATGCATTCAGTATGATATCAATTGTGCTGTAATTTTTGATAATAATATGTTTCTCATGCTTGTCTTATAAACATTTATGTCATATTTAGTCTTAAAATGATGCTTAAAGGCACCTTCTGTCCTTCTTTTCAGAGCTGAGGTGAAGTATGGGCAACACGAGCGTGCTGACATTCACAATGACAGCGTACACTGTCATGGAAAACTACAAACACGGGCTGTTCACTCTATTCCTCCTGCTCTATCTGATCACTCTCGCTTTAAACACTCTCTTCATTGCTGTCGTACACCAGAACAAAGAGCTGCATCAGCCCATGAATGTCTTCTCCTGTATGTTATCCATCAATGAGATGTACGGCACCACAGCTCTGTTACCTGCTGTTATGGCCGTGCTCTTATCAAAAACTTATGAAGTCAGCGTGAAGTGGTGCATGGCTCAGGTGTACTTTCTGCACACATACGCCTCTGCTGAGTTTTTTATATTAGCTGTAATGGGATATGACCGTTATGTTGCCATCTGCTACCCTCTGCATTACCACAGCATCATGTCTTATTCAAAGATGAGCAAGCTTGTTGCATTAGCCAGTCTTTACCCACTGATTCTGTTTGCACTTTATTACTCTCTGACCTTACAGCTGAGCTTCTGTGGGAAATTAGTGCCTAAGTTATACTGCGTGAACATGGAGCTGGTGAAGAACTCATGCACTACTGTGCCTTACATAAGCATAGTGGGGCTCATACTGATTCTGGTCTTTGTCGTGCCACAGGTCCTGATGATTGTTTTTTCTTACATTCAGATTGCAAGAGTGTGCAGGAAGCTGTTGAGAGAATCTCAAGGAAGTGCGCTAAAAACATGCATCCCTCATTTATTATCTCTGCTAAACTACACCATCGGGTCTTTATTTGAAATCATCCAAACTAGATTTGACATGACTCATGTTGCTGCAGAGGCACGCGTCTTCCTCTCTTTATATTTTATCATCATCCCGTCAGTTGCCAACCCAGTGCTGTATGGACTAGGTACTCAAATAGTGAGAGTTTATATACTCAGACTGTTTATTAGACAAAAGATCCTGCCTGCAAAGTTAAAAGAGGCTCTGGTTAGAGCTTGAATAAATACTAATCTCTTTCAGATGGCATTTAAATACTATTAGACGTGTTCTATGTAGGGCagataaatgcttttttttctctttctttttagGAGTTTATTCAAACTCAAATTGTTATGATCAATCAAGATGTTTCCTTCTCTTTTTGactttctgtctctttgctgtctgttgtttctgcttttttgatGGGTGGTAAAGGTTCAGAAAGCTTTATAACACATTTGAATGCACTCCTGAATGAATACTAATATTATTAACATTCTGTTGCATTTACTCACACCAATGGTAGCACTTTCTTTAAGTTTAGAAAAACTGTTACTAAACCAATGAATAGCTAAATATAAGTATGTCAGTGTCATCAATGTTTTCTAATGTATCTGCAtgtatttatctgatttttgaCATCATTAATCCTTTATAGAGCACTCATTGGAGTACTTCAAAATTTCAGATTTAAGCTCTAGATTATTACTGGTGGGAagttttacatatatatatatatatatatatatatatatatatatatatatataattaaaaagtcaaatatttgtGTTATGTTTTTACTCCCTGATAGGCTTGGACCGCTTCCACACTCAATATGGCCCtcaagtcaatttaaaaaacaattaaattataaaacaaagaaaacataacacatatctgccatgaagtaattaaaaaactaaatattttctTCTGATTTTGATATATTTAGTTCCATGCCAAAAATTAGTAGATATAATTGAACATGTTTTGGTCatggaaaacttttttatatatttatcacTAAATGCACCATTAAAGATACAtatgacaataaaaaaagaacattaaaataacCTTTAACTATTATGTTAGCCGCATTGAAAAGTCGCctaaatttgattaaattctTTGTTTAGCTTATCAATTTAACCACATCAATTTTCATGGGTTTAAAAAACTAACAATGGTTAtgttttaaacatatttgtACAAACATATCATTTGTTCATtgtttgcttgcattttttgttaataaaaCAAGAACTGACTCAATATTTGTtgcctaaaacttctgttttttgtctctgtggcAATGAAACAGGTTTATCACTGGGGCTGTTTCCTACTGGAAAAACTCAAATTGTAGTACATTTACTTCCTGtgaaatatatgaaaatatgaaaatacagAACATCAAACCAGATTCACATGGTGTTTTTATGTACGTATTTAGCTCCATAAAAGGTATATTTGGTAAATATGGCATTCAATATTTCAATATTGAATTGCAGTGAGGTAAATTAACAAATATTTAAGTGACTTTGTTATTCAGCTGTTGTTCGTATTTAACACCATTCTGTGTTTGTGGCACAGCCATCCTTTGTCCAAAATCAGttcaaaaagctgttttttaacctCTAAAGTGGCTCCAGTTATTCTGAGGATAGCTGTTAACATTATCTGATTGCATCAAAATCATGTAAACACTTGACCATTAAACTCTTTCTGGCTCTCTGTCCAAAAGCTAAAGTGAATGCATACTGACTGATGAATAtgagtttcatattttaaattatgacttttttatgaTGTGGAAAAactaaataataatattgataaaTGGTGCAGCCTgagtcatttttctttaaattttaatagAATCAAATCAAAGCGTAACATTTTGTTGACATGTCGGCATTAATGCCGACCTTTAAAGGCCTGAAATTGCTGAGAATGTTTTTCAGAGAGCTGAACTTACCTTTAATCAGAgttttatcaccaaagatctaCAGTATTTTCCTTAAGGAAAAATAGTCAACTTACATTTTTAgacatagttttagtcaacaaaattaacactgaattttaacatatttgttGTAAATAAAGTCTATTTATATGAGTTTATATGAGTTTCTAAATCATTAAAGCTCAGCAATACTTTAATTTTACTGCAGAAATGCACATACTATTTCTGAATGTAGTGGTGTCATGTATAGAGAGTATATACACTTGCTTTCAGTCACCATAGAGCAGTGGCTGCCCACTGGTCTGGAGTCAGGGTGCACTACTACCTACTTTGTAGTAAATCACAACCcacatttccaacattttcaaTAATAGCGGAGTGTGATAATGAAAAACAGTGGTGTTTGGACTTAAGATTGAACAAAGATTTATTGAAACAAAGATGGAGACATGTCTTTGAAagtaaaagcacatcatagaccTTTTGTCACGTACTTTGTCTATTAGGACACGACAaaaaatggctttgcaacctAATCactgagataaaaaatctcatttacaacaGCCTCCTGACCAAGACAGACATTTGCACATTTAACAAAGagacagtctttaaaaaaacagcaatcacTATTGAACAACAAAATCCTGTGTCAGAGAGCAGATAATCATCGGTCAAAACATCCAGAACCTGATGCACCTTCTCCTAATGCCCTCGAtctaaaaaagatttaaagagaccagctgcTCAAGACATAGGCTAAGCTCACTCTGCAGGCCTCAGTGCTCAATTCTGGtattttctcagatctgattttatttatttatttatttttggctgttcacactgcagacgaattccaaaagatcagatactgTATGTATCTGGTTTagaaccacatatgaaagtggcctgaatctgatttgaaaagatCAGATTCAGTTTCACTTGTCCTGTTTACATTgtcagaaaaacagacattattcACATATACGCAAAAAATGCACATATATGTGGGTCATtatacattcacactgcaggccttaatgttCAGTTTGGATCTTTAGCacaaatcatattttattgtgtGGCTGTTTGCTGTggatgaaatataaaagatcaGATTGGTGTCTGATTTAGGACCACATacaaaagtggcctgaatctgatttaaaaaggtcaaattcaATGTGACCTGTGCGGTTTACAATGTCAGAAAGAATAAGACATGAGTCACATGTGTGCCACAAATCAGATTCAGGACACTTTTAACTTCAGTGTGAATGTAGTCTTTCATTTGTGTTTCTAAATCAGATATATATCTGATTTTTTGGCAGTTCACTTTAGTGTGaccatccaaaaaaaaaaaaaaaacaggtctgAGAAGGGATCAGAATCTAGCAtgaaggcctgcagtgtgaacatagccaTAGTGGCCTGAGTCTGATCAGAAAAGATCAGGTTCAATGTGACTTTTCCcattcacactgtcagaaaaaaatctgatttgagTCACACATGAGCCGAAAAAATAAGATTTGGGTCACTATTAACCACAGTATGAATGTAGCCTTTAAGACAGATGTTATGAACAGATAGGAAAAGTAAGTGGCGTGACTGAGTCACACAGCAAAGATTGTAACATCCAGGACTTCTCACATTAAtaaatcacacaagtatgatggaagTAGATTGAATATAGCCTTATGAATAAAGATATGCCAATGACCAACAAATGAACCATTTTGGGTACTAATAAAGACACCTTTAATCCTTGAAATTCAGCCAGGATCAAGTTAGAATGAATGTAGACATTAAGAAAGCCTTAGAAGTCTTGTTGCATCAAGTCTTTTGGGGACACTTTAAGATCAACTTTCCTTAAAGATAAAATTCATTACAAGCTCCAATATTTCCTGCTATGGGAACAAAATTGTAGATAAAACTTTTTGTCAAGACTACTTTTGATATTTGTTTACAATACAAAACTAAACAGCTCCatggaaagaggaaaaaacacccCTGCACATGGGAATGTGTCAGATTTGTCATGGAGATGAAACCAAATGACCAAATCCAGGGAGGGGCTGCCGTTAAGGGTATAAAAACCCAGATTAACAAACGCTGAGAGGGGACTTCACCCAGAGGTAAACCTGTTTTGTCTCTGATTGTCTAGTTGAGTGAAAATGTTCTGTGTTTACAGGAATACATAAATGCTGTGTGACTGATATGTGCCAGGATGAAAAATTTCTCTGAGGTGACATCTTTTCATCTGTCTGCCTACCATGGAATGGATGACATGAAGCCGTTGTACTTCTGTATTTTCCTCTTCATATATATGACTATCATTGCTGAAAATGTGGTTATAATCACCGTGATTTATCTGGAGAAAAGCTTGCATGAGCCGATGTATTTGTTGCTGTGTAACTTGGCAGCGAACGGTCTGTATGGAAGCACAGCTTTACTGCCTGCAGTACTGACCAACTTGCTGTCTCACTCTTATGAGATTTCTCTGCCGCTGTGTCAGACACAGATCTTTGCTGTGCACACATACGCCGTCACTGAATTCACTATCCTTGCAGTGATGAGCTATGATAGGTATATGGCCATTTGTTATCCGCTGCTTTATCACACTATAATGTCACACAGGGTTGTTAAACTCATTGTTTTCACGTGGCTTTATCCCTTTCTTGCCTTTCTCgttgttttaattttcaccCTTCGGCTGAGGTTTTGTGAAAGAACTATTGAAAAAGTTTACTGTATGAACTATTTACTAGTTAAACTTTCCTGCGATGACATCTCTGTTGTTAACATAGTCGGCCTGCTCTCTGTTGCTCTCTACACACTTCCACAgatttttatgatattttacACATATGCACATATCCTGAAAATATGTATAACATCATTCAGCCAATCTAAGGTAAAAGCCCTCCGAACCTGCATCCCCCACCTTCTAGCATTAGTCAACTACTCAATTGGATGCTTTATTGAAATAGCACAAAGTCGATTTAACATTCGTCACCTGCCTTACCAAACTaagctgtttctgtctttgtattttttgaTATTTCCACCCATTCTTAATCCAGCCATCTATGGGTTAAGTATTCAGCTCATAAGAGTGCGACTGTTCAGGCTTTTCAGCAGAAATAGTAGAGTAGGAACAGAGAAGTAAGGGgattttgttgctttgcttt from Cheilinus undulatus linkage group 12, ASM1832078v1, whole genome shotgun sequence includes the following:
- the LOC121518528 gene encoding olfactory receptor 52Z1-like; its protein translation is MKNFSEVTSFHLSAYHGMDDMKPLYFCIFLFIYMTIIAENVVIITVIYLEKSLHEPMYLLLCNLAANGLYGSTALLPAVLTNLLSHSYEISLPLCQTQIFAVHTYAVTEFTILAVMSYDRYMAICYPLLYHTIMSHRVVKLIVFTWLYPFLAFLVVLIFTLRLRFCERTIEKVYCMNYLLVKLSCDDISVVNIVGLLSVALYTLPQIFMIFYTYAHILKICITSFSQSKVKALRTCIPHLLALVNYSIGCFIEIAQSRFNIRHLPYQTKLFLSLYFLIFPPILNPAIYGLSIQLIRVRLFRLFSRNSRVGTEK
- the LOC121519359 gene encoding olfactory receptor 52K1-like, which encodes MGNTSVLTFTMTAYTVMENYKHGLFTLFLLLYLITLALNTLFIAVVHQNKELHQPMNVFSCMLSINEMYGTTALLPAVMAVLLSKTYEVSVKWCMAQVYFLHTYASAEFFILAVMGYDRYVAICYPLHYHSIMSYSKMSKLVALASLYPLILFALYYSLTLQLSFCGKLVPKLYCVNMELVKNSCTTVPYISIVGLILILVFVVPQVLMIVFSYIQIARVCRKLLRESQGSALKTCIPHLLSLLNYTIGSLFEIIQTRFDMTHVAAEARVFLSLYFIIIPSVANPVLYGLGTQIVRVYILRLFIRQKILPAKLKEALVRA